The sequence GGGGTTGAGGTCAAACGGCCGATAAACCCGCTGCTGGCGCAGCAAGCCGGCGCGCAACACGATGAAGCGGAAGAGGCGAACGACGACGATGTCGCCGCGCTGCCGCAGACGAAAGACGATGACGATACTGCCGGGGAACCGGGCTTCGTTTCGCACGGCTGAGGCCGTGGCGAGGTGGGGTATTCTCCGAGCTTCTGGTACACTCATCCACACAAAATTGACTGAATAGCAGGCAGGACAATGGCAGATCAACCGCAGGAAACCACCGATTTCGGTTTTCGCACCGTCGCTAGAGACGAAAAACAGGCCATGGTGGCGGACGTTTTTCATTCGGTAGCGGCAAAGTATGACGTGATGAACGACCTGATGTCGTTCGGCATCCACCGTATCTGGAAGCGTTTCACCATTGACTGCAGCGGCGTGCGCCGCGGGCAGCGCGTGCTGGATCTGGCCGGCGGTACCGGCGACCTGGCCGCCAAGTTCTCCCGCATGGTCGGCGAGCAGGGGCAGGTGGTGCTGGCGGACATCAACGATTCGATGCTGAAGATGGGACGCGAGAAGCTGCGCGATCGCGGCATCGTCGGCAACATCAATTACGTGCAGGCCAACGCCGAAGCGCTGCCGTTCCCGGACAATTACTTCGATTGCATCACCATCTCCTTTGGCCTGCGCAACGTCACCGACAAAGACAAAGCGCTGCGCTCGATGTTCCGCGTGCTCAAGCCGGGCGGCCGCCTGCTGGTGCTGGAATTCTCCAAGCCGCTGCTGGCGCCGTTGAGCAAGGCTTACGATGCCTACTCCTTCCACGTGCTGCCGAAGATCGGCGAGCTGGTGGTGAAAGATCCGGACAGCTACCGCTACCTGGCGGAATCGATCCGCATGCACCCCGATCAGGAAACCCTGAAGGGCATGATGGGCAACGCCGGTTTTGAAAACGTCACCTATTTCAACCTGACCGGTGGGATTGTCGCCCTGCATCGCGGCTTCAAGTTCTGAGAGGGAGATGCCGATGCTGTTTACCCCTCTGCTGACCGCTGCGCTGGAAACCTCGCTGAATAACCTGCTGTTTCGCGATCGCAGCATGAAAGCCGCTCGCCAACGCCTGGCGGGCAAGGTGCTGCGCATCGAACTGGAAGAGCTGGCTTCACCGCTGGTGCTGGTGTTCAGCGAACTGCGCGTGGACGTGCTGGGGCAGTCCGAAGACAGCGCCGATTGCACGGTGCGCAGCCGCATTCCCGCCTTACTGAAGCTGCGCGATCGCCAGCAGTTGCCGGTGCTGATGCGCAGCGGCGAATTGACGGTGGAAGGCGATATTCAGGTGGTGCAACAGCTGGTTGGCCTGCTCGATCTGGCGGAGTGGGATCCGGCGGAGTGGCTGGCGCCTTACATCGGCGATATCGCCGCCCAGGGCATTACGCAGGCGCTGGGAAAAGGCGCCTCGCTGCTGAAAGCCGGCTTTATGCGCCGGCAGCAGGACATGGCGGAGACGTTGACGGAAGAGTGGCGCCTGGCGCCGGGGCCGCTGGAAGTGGTGTGGTTCAACGAAGAAGTTGATGCTCTCGCCCGCAGCGCGGAAGCGCTGTTTGCCCGCATGGACAAGTTGGAGGGCAAGCGATGACCCCAGGCGAACTGCGCCGTTTGTATTTTATCGTCCGCGTTTTTCTCAGCTATGGGCTGGACGAACTGATCCCTAAGATGCGTTTGACGCTGCCGCTGCGCTTTGGCCGCCGGCTGCTGTTCTGGATGCCGAATCGGCACAAGGACAAGCCGCTGGGTGAACGGCTGCGGCTGGCGCTGCAGGAGCTGGGGCCGGTATGGATCAAGTTCGGCCAGATGATGTCGACCCGCCGCGATCTGTTTCCGCCGCACATTGCCGATCAGCTGACGTTGCTGCAGGATCGGGTGGCGCCTTTCGACGGCGCGCTGGCGCGTAAACATATCGAGCTGGCGATGGGTGGCCCACTGGAAACCTGGTTCGACGATTTCGATCAGCAGCCGCTGGCCTCTGCCTCGATCGCGCAGGTGCATACCGCGCGGTTGAAAACCACCGGCCAGGAAGTGGTGCTGAAGGTGATCCGGCCGGATATCGGGCCGATCATCAAGGCCGACGTGCGGCTGATGTACCGGTTGGCCGGCTGGGTGCCGAAGCTGTTGCCGGACGGCCGCCGTCTGCGCCCGCGTGAAGTGGTGCGCGAGTACGAGAAAACCCTGCTGGACGAATTGAACCTGCTGCGCGAAGCGGCCAACGCCATTCAGCTGCGCCGCAATTTCGACGGCAGCCCGATGCTGTACGTACCGGAAGTTTATTCCGACTACTGCCGTGAAAGCGTATTGGTGATGGAGCGCATCTACGGCATTCCGGTCTCGGATATCGCCACGCTGGAGCAGCAGGGCACCAACATGAAACTGTTGGCGGAACGCGGCGTCCAGGTGTTCTTTACCCAGGTATTCCGCGACAGCTTCTTCCATGCGGACATGCATCCCGGTAATATTTTCGTCAGCTACGAACATCCGGAAGATCCTTGCTATATCGGCATCGACTGCGGCATCGTCGGCTCGCTGAACAAGGATGACAAGCGCTATCTGGCGGAAAACTTCATCGCCTTCTTCAACCGCGATTACCGCAAGGTGGCGGAACTGCACGTCGACTCCGGTTGGGTGCCGCGCGACACCAACGTGGAAGACTTCGAATTCGCCATTCGCACCGTGTGCGAGCCGATTTTCGAGAAGCCGCTGGCGGAAATTTCCTTCGGCAACGTGCTGCTCAACCTGTTCAACACTGCGCGCCGCTTCAATATGGAAGTGCAGCCGCAGCTGGTGTTATTGCAGAAGACCTTGCTGTATGTTGAAGGGCTGGGGCGCCAACTCTATCCGCAGCTGGATCTGTGGACTACCGCCAAGCCGTTCCTCGAGAGCTGGCTGCGCGATCAGGTCGGTATTCCTGCCGTGGTGCGCGCGCTGAAAGAGAAAGCGCCGTTCTGGGCGGAGAAGCTGCCCGAACTGCCCGAGCTGTTTTACGACAGCCTGCAGCAGCATAAACTGTTGCAACAAAGCGTTGATAAGCTGACCAACCAAATGCAGGCTCAGCGGGTTCGTCAGGGGCAGTCACGTTATTTGTTCGGCGTTGGCGCTACACTGTTAGTAAGCGGTACGCTGTTGCTGCTGGGGCAAATCGAGGTGTTTCCCGCCTGGATGATGGCCGCCGGCATCGTATGCTGGGTGATTGGCTGGAAGCGAACCACCTGATTTAATTCGTTACTCTGGTAAGGCCGAGCCTATAATGCGGGCTGGCTTTAAAAGACCCTTTAAAATTAGAGGTAATTGAAATGGGCGGTATTAGTATTACGCAATTGTTGATCATCGCAGTGATCGTGGTACTGCTGTTCGGCACCAAAAAACTGCGCACGCTGGGCTCCGATCTCGGCGCCTCGATCAAGGGCTTCAAAAAGGCGATCGGCGACGATACGCCGTCGAACCCCAACACGGCTGAAAAAAGCAGCCTGGATGACGCTGACTTCGCGGCCAAGCCTATTACCGATAAGCAGCCGGAAGTGAAACCGGAAGAGTCGAAGAACAAAGAGCAGGTATAAACCGTGTTTGACATTGGGTTTAGTGAGCTGCTGCTGGTGCTGGTGATCGGCCTGATTGTTCTGGGGCCGGAACGGTTGCCGGTCGCGGTCAGAACGGTGTCGGGCTGGATCCGCGCGCTGCGCTCGCTGGCGGCCTCGGTGCAGCACGAACTGTCTCAGGAACTGAAGCTACAGGAGCTGCAGGACAGCCTGAAAAAAGCCGAACAGGCCGGCCTGCAGAACCTGACGCCGGAACTGAAGGCATCGATGGATGAGCTGAAAGACGCGGCGGAATCATTGAAACGCACTTACCGGGGCGAGACAGAAGAGCTGGCGAACACCATTCATAACCCGCAGGCCATCGATCCGGAAGCTTTGCACGACGGCGTGACGCCGGCGGAAGCGGCAACCCGCGCCAGCGCGCCCGCTGCCGTGCCAAAACCGGCAGCGGAGCCTGAGGCCGTTGCGGCTGCATCCCCGGCTGCGCCCGTGGCGGCGCAACCGGCCAAAGCACCGGTGGAAACCGCGCCGGCACCTGTCGAACCTGTTGCGGATAAAACCCCAGCGTCTCACCAACCTAGTGGCGATCGTTAATACATGGCTGTTGAAGATACCCAACCCCTTATCAGTCATCTGATAGAGCTGCGCAAGCGGCTGTTGAACTCGATTATTTGCGTGCTGGCGGTGTTCGTGGTGCTGGTGTTTTTCGCCAACGACATCTACCAGCTGGTTTCTGCACCGCTGCTCAAGCAGTTGCCGGCCGGGGCGAGCATGATCGCCACCGACGTGGCGTCACCGTTCTTTACGCCGATCAAGCTGACCATGATCGTCTCGGTGTTTGTCTCCGCGCCGATGATTCTGTATCAGGTGTGGGCATTCATCGCGCCGGCGCTGTACAAGCATGAACGCCGCCTGATGATGCCGCTGCTGGTGTCCAGCAGCCTGCTGTTCTACCTCGGCATGGCCTTCGCCTACTTCATCGTGTTCCCGCTGGCCTTCGGCTTCTTTGCCAAGACCGCGCCGATGGGGGTGACCATTGCGACCGACATTAAAAACTACCTCGATTTCGTCATGGCGCTGTTTATGGCGTTCGGCGTCGCCTTCGAAGTACCGGTCGCCATCATTCTGCTGTGCTGGAGTGGCGTCACCTCGCCGGAAGATCTGAAGAAGAAACGGCCGTATGTATTGGTCGGCGCGTTTGTGGTCGGCATGCTGTTGACGCCGCCGGACGTGTTCTCGCAAACCCTGTTGGCAATACCGATGTATCTGTTGTTTGAAGTGGGGGTATTCTTCGCTCGCTTCTATACCGGCAAGCGTCGTCCGCAAGCGGAAGAAGAAGACGAGGGTGACGAACCCCCAGCCTCATGATCCACATTGATTGCTAAGCCGCCCATTGGGCGGCTTTTGCTTTGGAAAAAACTATGTTTGATATCGGCGTTAATCTCACCAGCAGCCAATTCGCCAAAGATCGCCAGGCGGTGGTGGAACGCGCCCGCGCCGCGGGCGTGACGGGGATGTTGATTACCGGCACCGATCTGGCGGAGAGCTGCGAGGCCGCCGAACTGGCGCGGCAATATGCGGGCTACTGTTGGTCTACCGCCGGCGTGCATCCGCACTACGCCAGCGGCTGGGATGAACACACCGCCGAGCAGATTTATGCGTTGGCCGCGCGCCCTGAAGTGGCGGCGATCGGCGAATGCGGCCTGGATTTTAACCGCAATTTCTCGACGCCCGCGCAGCAGGAAGCGGCGTTCACCGCGCAGCTGGCGCTGGCGGCGGAGTTGGCGCTGCCGGTGTTTCTCCACTGCCGCGACGCACACGCACGTTTTGCCGAGCTACTGACGCCGTGGTTGGATAAACTGCCCGCGGCCGTGGTGCACTGCTTCACCGGCACCGCCGAAGAATTAACTAGCTGCCTGTCGCTGGGCCTGTCGATCGGGATTACCGGTTGGGTCTGCGACGAGCGGCGCGGCCTGGAATTGCGCGCCCTGTTGCCGCAGATCCCGGCCGAGCGTCTGCTGCTGGAAACTGACGCCCCTTATCTGTTGCCCCGGGATTTACAGCCTAAACCCGCATCTCGCCGCAACGAACCCTGTTTCCTGCCCCATATTGTGCATCAGGTCGCCGTCTGGCGACAGGAAGAGCCGCAATGGCTGGGGCAAAAAACCGATGAGAACGCCCGCCGGCTATTCCGGCTGGTTTGAGCTAGGAGAAAACTATGAGCTATGCATTTCCGGGCACCTTCCCTGGTCGCCGTATGCGCCGCGTGCGCCGTCATGACTTCAGCCGCCGCCTGGTGGCCGAGAACCAACTGACGGTCAACGACCTGATTTATCCGGTGTTTGTCATGGAAGGCAGCAACCGTCAGGAAGAAGTGGCCTCGATGCCGGGCGTATCGCGCATGACGATCGATCTGCTGGTCAAGGAAGCGGAAACTATCGCCAAACTCGGCGTGCCGGTGATCTCCCTGTTCCCGGTGATTGAGCCAGGTCTGAAATCGCTGCATGCGGAAGAAGCCTATAACCCGGAAGGGCTGGTGCAGCGCACGGTGCGCGCGCTGAAAGACGCGGTGCCAGAGCTGGGCATTCTGACTGACGTAGCGCTCGATCCCTACACCACGCACGGGCAGGATGGGGTAATCGATGAGCAGGGTTATGTGATTAACGATGTGACCAAAGACATCCTGGTGCGTCAGGCGCTTTCCCATGCCGAAGCGGGCGCGGAAATCGTGGCGCCGAGCGACATGATGGACGGCCGCATCGGGGCGATCCGCGATCGTCTGGAATTGCAGGGTCTGGTGAATACCCAGATTATGGCCTACTCCGCCAAGTATGCTTCCTGTTACTACGGCCCGTTCCGCGATGCGCTGGGTTCCAGCGGCAATCTGAAGGGTGGCAACAAGAAGACCTATCAGATGGATCCGGCCAACAGCGATGAAGCGCTGCAGGAGATTGCACAGGATCTGCAGGAAGGCGCGGATATGGTGATGGTGAAACCGGGCATGCCGTACCTCGACGTTGTGCGCCGCGTGAAGGATACCTTCGGCGTGCCAACCTTCGCTTATCAGGTGTCCGGCGAGTACGCCATGCATATGGCGGCGATTCAGAACGGCTGGCTGCAGGAGCAACCTGCGGTGATGGAGTCGTTGATGTGCTTCAAACGCGCCGGCGCCGACGGCGTGCTGACCTACTTCGCCAAGCGTGTCGCACAGTGGCTGCATGACGATGCGATGCGTCGCTAAGCGTGAAATGAGCCAACAAAAAGGCGCCTGAGGGCGCCTTTTGCATTACATCTTCTGGAACTGTCGGTTGTCGATGCTTTGGCTGACCTGTTTGTTGATCAGGTTCAGCAACAGCATCGAGCGGGCCTCGCCGTCCGGCTCGGTGTAGATCGCCTGCAGCCCTTCGAACACGCCGTCGACGATCAGGACGGTATCCCCCGGCTGCGGGGTTTCCGGATCGACATAGGTTTCGCTGGCGTGCGTGCGCAGCTCATCGATCACCTTGCTCGGGATGACGCTCGGCAGCGCGCCGAAGCGCACGAAGTGGCTGACGCCGCGGGTGGCGCTGATGGTGGTGGTGTGAATGCGCTCCGGGTCGAACTCCACAAACAGATAGTTGGGAAACAGGGGTTCGCTGACCGCGATACGCTTGCCGCGCACGATCTTTTCCAGCGTGATGATCGGGCTGAGGCAGTTTACCTGCTGCCGTTCCAGATGTTCCTGCGCCCGCAACAGCTGACCGCGTTTGCAATAAAGTAGATACCAGGATTCCATAATTTCACATGCCTTTCTGCCAGCCGGTAAGCATATCAAAAGCGCTTCCGGATACATAGTGATGCAAGTTTCAGCGTGTAACATCACCTATCTCTATGAATATGCGGCTATTAGCGAGGGGTCACACACTTATCGATACGGCGCTGGTATAACAGAGGGCTAAAAATTTGTTACCGTCACAGTATGGCAAGGCGTTGCGCCACCGGCTGTGACGCTATTCATCGTTTTTGACCGAGGGAAGATAAATGGAGCTGTTTCTGTTGAGCAACGGCAAGCTGTCTGGCGAAGCCGAGCTGCTGGGGTATGCCAAAAGCCAACTGTTGGCGATGATTGCACGTCGCGGCATCAAATCCGCCGTCTTTATCCCTTATGCGCTGATCCGTTACGACTACGACCAGCGTGCGCAGGAGCTGGCGCAAACGCTGGGCATCGAAGTCACCAGCATCCATCACGCCGCTTCGCCGGCGGCGGCGATCGCGCAGGCGGAGTGCATTTTGGTCAGCGGCGGCAATACCTGGTTGCTGAACCAAATGCTGCACGAACAAGGCTTGATCGTGCCCATCCAGCGCGCGGTGCGCGAGCGTGAAGTGCCTTACGTCGGCTGGAGCGCCGGTTGCAACGTGGCCACGCCGAGCATTCGCACCACCAATGATATGCCGGTGCGCTGCAGCGTAGTGCTGCCGGCGCTGGGGCTGTTCCCGGTGCAAATCAACCCGCATTACATCGACGCGCATATCAGCGGCCACATGGGCGAAACCCGTGACGAGCGCCTGGCGGAGTTCTGCGCGATCAACCCAAGTGAATCGGTGGTGGCGCTGCGTGAAGGCAGCCTGCTGCACGTTGAAGGCAACGAGCTGCGTTACTTCAGCGCCAACGGGCAGGGCTTCAAGGTGTTCCGCCACGGCGAGGAGACGCGCGAATATCAGGATACGCGTGCGCTGGCTGCGCTGGTGCCGTTCAACTGCGGCTGAGGGCCACCCGATGGCGGGCGGCGTTAACAAAATTGCAGCAACAACCGTGAAGAGGGCTTATAATGCCCTCCCCACTGGCCGTTATAATGATCAGCATGAAATACCGTGACTTACGCGATTTCCTCTCGTTGCTGGAGAAGAGAGGGGAACTAAAACGCATCAGCCAGCCGATCGATCCTTACCTGGAAATGACGGAGATTGCCGATCGCACCCTGCGGGCGGGCGGCCCGGCATTGCTGTTTGAAAACCCGAAAGGCTACGACATGCCGGTGCTGTGCAACCTGTTCGGCACCGCCAATCGCGTAGCGATGGGCATGGGGCAGGAAGACATCAGCGCGCTGCGCGAAGTCGGCAAACTGCTGGCGTTCCTCAAAGAGCCGGAGCCGCCGAAAGGCTTCCGCGATCTGTTCGACAAAATGCCGAAGTTCAAGCAGGTGCTGAACATGCCGACCAAGGTGCTGGGATCCGCGCCTTGTCAGGAGCAGGTATGGCAGGGCGAGGACGTCGATCTGGGCCGTATTCCGGTGATGCACTGCTGGCCGGAAGACGCCGC comes from Serratia sarumanii and encodes:
- the rfaH gene encoding transcription/translation regulatory transformer protein RfaH, with translation MESWYLLYCKRGQLLRAQEHLERQQVNCLSPIITLEKIVRGKRIAVSEPLFPNYLFVEFDPERIHTTTISATRGVSHFVRFGALPSVIPSKVIDELRTHASETYVDPETPQPGDTVLIVDGVFEGLQAIYTEPDGEARSMLLLNLINKQVSQSIDNRQFQKM
- the tatA gene encoding Sec-independent protein translocase subunit TatA; amino-acid sequence: MGGISITQLLIIAVIVVLLFGTKKLRTLGSDLGASIKGFKKAIGDDTPSNPNTAEKSSLDDADFAAKPITDKQPEVKPEESKNKEQV
- the ubiJ gene encoding ubiquinone biosynthesis protein UbiJ, which encodes MLFTPLLTAALETSLNNLLFRDRSMKAARQRLAGKVLRIELEELASPLVLVFSELRVDVLGQSEDSADCTVRSRIPALLKLRDRQQLPVLMRSGELTVEGDIQVVQQLVGLLDLAEWDPAEWLAPYIGDIAAQGITQALGKGASLLKAGFMRRQQDMAETLTEEWRLAPGPLEVVWFNEEVDALARSAEALFARMDKLEGKR
- the tatC gene encoding Sec-independent protein translocase subunit TatC, with protein sequence MAVEDTQPLISHLIELRKRLLNSIICVLAVFVVLVFFANDIYQLVSAPLLKQLPAGASMIATDVASPFFTPIKLTMIVSVFVSAPMILYQVWAFIAPALYKHERRLMMPLLVSSSLLFYLGMAFAYFIVFPLAFGFFAKTAPMGVTIATDIKNYLDFVMALFMAFGVAFEVPVAIILLCWSGVTSPEDLKKKRPYVLVGAFVVGMLLTPPDVFSQTLLAIPMYLLFEVGVFFARFYTGKRRPQAEEEDEGDEPPAS
- the tatD gene encoding 3'-5' ssDNA/RNA exonuclease TatD — its product is MFDIGVNLTSSQFAKDRQAVVERARAAGVTGMLITGTDLAESCEAAELARQYAGYCWSTAGVHPHYASGWDEHTAEQIYALAARPEVAAIGECGLDFNRNFSTPAQQEAAFTAQLALAAELALPVFLHCRDAHARFAELLTPWLDKLPAAVVHCFTGTAEELTSCLSLGLSIGITGWVCDERRGLELRALLPQIPAERLLLETDAPYLLPRDLQPKPASRRNEPCFLPHIVHQVAVWRQEEPQWLGQKTDENARRLFRLV
- the ubiB gene encoding ubiquinone biosynthesis regulatory protein kinase UbiB; this translates as MTPGELRRLYFIVRVFLSYGLDELIPKMRLTLPLRFGRRLLFWMPNRHKDKPLGERLRLALQELGPVWIKFGQMMSTRRDLFPPHIADQLTLLQDRVAPFDGALARKHIELAMGGPLETWFDDFDQQPLASASIAQVHTARLKTTGQEVVLKVIRPDIGPIIKADVRLMYRLAGWVPKLLPDGRRLRPREVVREYEKTLLDELNLLREAANAIQLRRNFDGSPMLYVPEVYSDYCRESVLVMERIYGIPVSDIATLEQQGTNMKLLAERGVQVFFTQVFRDSFFHADMHPGNIFVSYEHPEDPCYIGIDCGIVGSLNKDDKRYLAENFIAFFNRDYRKVAELHVDSGWVPRDTNVEDFEFAIRTVCEPIFEKPLAEISFGNVLLNLFNTARRFNMEVQPQLVLLQKTLLYVEGLGRQLYPQLDLWTTAKPFLESWLRDQVGIPAVVRALKEKAPFWAEKLPELPELFYDSLQQHKLLQQSVDKLTNQMQAQRVRQGQSRYLFGVGATLLVSGTLLLLGQIEVFPAWMMAAGIVCWVIGWKRTT
- the ubiE gene encoding bifunctional demethylmenaquinone methyltransferase/2-methoxy-6-polyprenyl-1,4-benzoquinol methylase UbiE codes for the protein MADQPQETTDFGFRTVARDEKQAMVADVFHSVAAKYDVMNDLMSFGIHRIWKRFTIDCSGVRRGQRVLDLAGGTGDLAAKFSRMVGEQGQVVLADINDSMLKMGREKLRDRGIVGNINYVQANAEALPFPDNYFDCITISFGLRNVTDKDKALRSMFRVLKPGGRLLVLEFSKPLLAPLSKAYDAYSFHVLPKIGELVVKDPDSYRYLAESIRMHPDQETLKGMMGNAGFENVTYFNLTGGIVALHRGFKF
- the tatB gene encoding Sec-independent protein translocase protein TatB, producing MFDIGFSELLLVLVIGLIVLGPERLPVAVRTVSGWIRALRSLAASVQHELSQELKLQELQDSLKKAEQAGLQNLTPELKASMDELKDAAESLKRTYRGETEELANTIHNPQAIDPEALHDGVTPAEAATRASAPAAVPKPAAEPEAVAAASPAAPVAAQPAKAPVETAPAPVEPVADKTPASHQPSGDR
- the pepE gene encoding dipeptidase PepE; the protein is MELFLLSNGKLSGEAELLGYAKSQLLAMIARRGIKSAVFIPYALIRYDYDQRAQELAQTLGIEVTSIHHAASPAAAIAQAECILVSGGNTWLLNQMLHEQGLIVPIQRAVREREVPYVGWSAGCNVATPSIRTTNDMPVRCSVVLPALGLFPVQINPHYIDAHISGHMGETRDERLAEFCAINPSESVVALREGSLLHVEGNELRYFSANGQGFKVFRHGEETREYQDTRALAALVPFNCG
- the hemB gene encoding porphobilinogen synthase, whose product is MSYAFPGTFPGRRMRRVRRHDFSRRLVAENQLTVNDLIYPVFVMEGSNRQEEVASMPGVSRMTIDLLVKEAETIAKLGVPVISLFPVIEPGLKSLHAEEAYNPEGLVQRTVRALKDAVPELGILTDVALDPYTTHGQDGVIDEQGYVINDVTKDILVRQALSHAEAGAEIVAPSDMMDGRIGAIRDRLELQGLVNTQIMAYSAKYASCYYGPFRDALGSSGNLKGGNKKTYQMDPANSDEALQEIAQDLQEGADMVMVKPGMPYLDVVRRVKDTFGVPTFAYQVSGEYAMHMAAIQNGWLQEQPAVMESLMCFKRAGADGVLTYFAKRVAQWLHDDAMRR